The genome window GATGTTGAGAAAGAAAGCCATGACCTCATAATAAAGGAGATAACAATAACCCCTTCAGAAGTGTCATGCGACAGGAGCGCAGAAGTCAGGGTAAGAATCTTAAACAGGGGCTCACAGGATGAAGACAGCGCGCTTATCACAATTGAGAACAAGCAGATTTCAGTCGGACAGAGGGACCAGTTCTCAGTCAGCTCAGATGAGGAATACACTTCCTATTTCACAATAGAAATCCCATCAAGCGCAGCTTCAGCGACATACAACATCCTGACAAAGGCTTACTATGATATTGATGAGGAAATGGATTCAGAATCAACCCCGATCATAGTGAAGAAATGCGAGACAGCAGCAACATCCACGCCAACACCAAAGCCAACAGCGACGCCTTCAGATGTAATAGTTCAGCCGACGCCAACACCTGTTGGAGTTGTGGCAGAGACTAAAGTTGCATTCACAGAGACAACAGCATACCTCGTGCTCCTTGTAATCGGAGTGCTTGCCCTGCTGATTATACTCTTTGTGATAATCGCAAAGCTGATAAGGTAAAACGATAAATTTTTTTATTTTTTTATATTTTTTATAATAATTTCTAAGAATTAGAATTCAAGGTTTTTCAATAATCTAAGCTTTCTTCACGCAGAATTCTTCCCTAATCATTGAATTAAGCCCTTCTTTTCCTTTTGGGAATCTTGTCATCAATGATATTTCTCATCTCATCAACAAATTCCCTGGCATAGGAATAGTAGCGCTCGTATTCAGATGCCTTGATTTCCTTGATTTCGCGCTGGGCAATGGCTTTTGAGAGCCTGTAAAATCCCCTCATTATCTCGACATACCGCCTGCTTATCAGATGCTCTGAAACCATCCTCTTTTCCATAAGGTCAGCAACATGCTCAGGGCTTGGCGGAATCTCCCCAAGCTTCATTAATGCAGCGTGCGCAGAGTCAATCACAGCCCAGTAGAGGTCAATTGCCGCCTGAAGAATGTGCCATTTGGAATTGAAAAGCGTCCTTGGCGCTCTTGAATAGTAGTTCCATATAGATTCCGGCGTAGGCCTGATTTTTCCAATCTTCAAAAGAAGCTGGAGCGGCTCAAAAAAACCGGAATCAATGAGTGCAACCCCATCCCTCAATATGTTAACTGCAATTGGGTCACCAACTCTCACATAATCCCAGAATGTCGTGTATTTCAGGGTTGTTATGTGAAGCCTCGGGCTTACTGAAACAACTGTCCTTTCAGTTATAACCCTGTATGCCTCAACCATTTCCTGGGTGAGTGTTATTGTTATGTCATCAACTATTATCAGGACATCTATGTCGCCGCTGTAGTTTGTGCCTCTTGCAGTGCTCCCGAATATCACAATCCCTTTAAGTATCGCCCCAAATTCCTTGTATATCTTCTTAGAGAACTCATATGCAATATCCAGCTCTTCCCTGG of Candidatus Woesearchaeota archaeon contains these proteins:
- a CDS encoding nucleotidyltransferase domain-containing protein, with amino-acid sequence MEFKIEKKKNPNQDSYSREELDIAYEFSKKIYKEFGAILKGIVIFGSTARGTNYSGDIDVLIIVDDITITLTQEMVEAYRVITERTVVSVSPRLHITTLKYTTFWDYVRVGDPIAVNILRDGVALIDSGFFEPLQLLLKIGKIRPTPESIWNYYSRAPRTLFNSKWHILQAAIDLYWAVIDSAHAALMKLGEIPPSPEHVADLMEKRMVSEHLISRRYVEIMRGFYRLSKAIAQREIKEIKASEYERYYSYAREFVDEMRNIIDDKIPKRKRRA